In Streptomyces sp. NBC_01717, one DNA window encodes the following:
- a CDS encoding serine hydrolase domain-containing protein, which translates to MDVRGTVAAGFEPVRDAFIRNFEHRGERGAAVAVYRDGRKVVDLWAGTRDVDGAEPWAVDTVQIVRSAGKGIAAAVPLLLHQRGQVDLDAPVGTYWPEFKTAGKERVLVRHLLAHRAGVPALDRPLTPQEAADGISGPLAVAAQCPQWEPGTAHGYHAQTYSWLVGELVRRVTGRTVGRWVAEEIARPLGLDFWFGLPAEEAHRVGRIGPVEPPALQDNGGALRLRPKRSVTEAYRDPESLTRRAFGAIDPLPDENDPAYRAAELPASNGTATARALARCYAAMIGPVDGHRLFAPATLTLARTEESAGPDRVLVVNTRFGLGYMLHGPAAPLLAPGSFGHPGRGGSLGFADPESGIALGYVTNGLQRGVTADPRAQALVRAVRSAL; encoded by the coding sequence GTGGACGTACGGGGCACGGTGGCGGCCGGATTCGAACCGGTCAGGGACGCCTTCATCCGTAACTTCGAGCACCGCGGCGAGCGGGGGGCCGCGGTCGCCGTCTACCGGGACGGGCGCAAGGTCGTCGATCTCTGGGCCGGTACGAGGGACGTGGACGGCGCGGAGCCGTGGGCCGTCGACACCGTGCAGATCGTCCGCTCGGCGGGCAAGGGCATCGCCGCCGCCGTACCGCTGCTGCTGCACCAGCGCGGCCAGGTGGACCTGGACGCACCGGTCGGCACGTACTGGCCCGAGTTCAAGACGGCCGGCAAGGAACGCGTCCTCGTACGCCACCTCCTCGCCCACCGGGCCGGGGTCCCCGCCCTCGACCGGCCGTTGACGCCGCAGGAGGCCGCCGACGGGATATCCGGGCCGCTGGCCGTCGCCGCGCAGTGCCCGCAGTGGGAGCCGGGCACCGCGCACGGCTACCACGCGCAGACGTACAGCTGGCTCGTCGGCGAACTGGTGCGCAGGGTCACCGGGCGCACCGTGGGCCGCTGGGTCGCCGAGGAGATCGCCCGCCCGCTCGGCCTGGACTTCTGGTTCGGGCTGCCGGCGGAGGAGGCGCACCGGGTGGGCCGGATCGGACCGGTCGAGCCGCCCGCCCTCCAGGACAACGGCGGCGCACTGCGGCTGCGCCCCAAGCGGTCGGTCACGGAGGCCTACCGCGACCCGGAGTCGCTGACCCGTCGCGCGTTCGGCGCGATAGACCCGCTGCCCGACGAGAACGACCCCGCCTACCGGGCGGCCGAACTCCCCGCCTCCAACGGCACCGCGACCGCCCGCGCCCTGGCCCGGTGCTATGCCGCGATGATCGGACCGGTCGACGGCCACCGGCTGTTCGCTCCGGCCACCCTCACCCTGGCCCGCACCGAGGAGTCCGCGGGCCCGGACCGGGTGCTCGTCGTGAACACCCGCTTCGGCCTCGGCTACATGCTGCACGGCCCGGCCGCCCCGCTCCTCGCCCCCGGCTCCTTCGGCCACCCGGGCCGCGGCGGCTCGCTCGGCTTCGCCGACCCCGAATCGGGCATCGCGCTCGGCTATGTGACGAACGGTCTGCAGAGGGGAGTCACCGCCGATCCCCGTGCCCAGGCCCTGGTCAGAGCAGTACGGTCGGCGCTATGA
- a CDS encoding DMT family transporter, whose protein sequence is MTPLVAIAVLAAAITHASWNAIAHAIKDQLLSFTLISGGGALLGAVTACFVPLPAAEAWPYLVVSAVLHVAYMALLMRSFTLGDFGQMYPIARGTAPLVVTVLAAVFVGERPDGWATAGVAVACAGLVGVALWGIRGSQARPHWPAITAALATGLAIAGYTTVDGVGVRASGTSLGYIAWLMILEGLAVPAYTLCRRRGQLAAQLRPFAARGLLGAALSVVAYGLVLWAQTKAPLAPIAALRESSIIVGAAIGSVFFKERFGAPRIAAAGLMVIGIGLMLHTS, encoded by the coding sequence GTGACGCCGCTGGTCGCGATCGCGGTCCTGGCCGCGGCGATCACGCACGCCAGCTGGAACGCGATCGCGCACGCCATCAAGGACCAACTGCTCTCCTTCACCCTGATCTCCGGGGGCGGGGCGCTGCTCGGCGCGGTCACCGCCTGCTTCGTACCGCTGCCGGCCGCGGAGGCGTGGCCGTATCTGGTCGTCTCGGCGGTCCTGCACGTCGCCTACATGGCGCTGCTGATGCGGTCGTTCACGCTCGGCGACTTCGGCCAGATGTACCCGATCGCACGCGGCACGGCGCCCCTGGTGGTGACGGTGCTCGCGGCTGTCTTCGTCGGCGAGCGGCCGGACGGCTGGGCGACGGCGGGGGTGGCGGTCGCCTGCGCCGGGCTCGTCGGCGTCGCGCTCTGGGGCATCCGGGGCTCGCAGGCCCGCCCGCACTGGCCCGCGATCACCGCGGCGCTGGCAACGGGTCTGGCGATCGCCGGCTACACGACCGTCGACGGAGTGGGGGTCCGGGCCTCCGGCACCTCGCTCGGCTACATCGCCTGGCTGATGATCCTGGAGGGGCTCGCCGTCCCGGCGTACACGCTCTGCCGCCGCCGCGGACAACTGGCCGCCCAGCTCAGGCCGTTCGCGGCACGGGGGCTGCTGGGCGCGGCCCTGTCGGTGGTCGCGTACGGGCTGGTCCTGTGGGCGCAGACGAAGGCCCCGCTGGCCCCGATCGCAGCCCTGCGCGAATCGTCGATCATCGTGGGCGCGGCGATAGGGTCGGTGTTCTTCAAGGAGCGGTTCGGCGCACCGCGCATCGCGGCGGCCGGGCTGATGGTCATCGGGATCGGGCTGATGCTGCACACGAGTTGA
- a CDS encoding penicillin-binding transpeptidase domain-containing protein, which yields MRSGAKVAVIGGVFVLVVGGVGYGAYNVLDGLGGGGGDAADGRPASAVVKTGPPSKAEISETSKKFLEAWAAGEAADASQLTNNASEAEPALSGYSAQAHVTKAVITPGPATGTTVPFTVKATVSYEGKSKPWSYSSELTVVRGLTTGRALVDWKPSVIHPDLADGESLKTGEASAPSIQALDHNGRVLTKEKYPSLGPILDALREKYGEKVGGTAGIETWIESAGEDTPDQTLLTLSKGKPGKLQTTLDANVQAAAEKAVKQYSQASVVAVRPSTGSIRAVANNPATGFNAAMLGKQAPGSTMKIVTASMLVEKGLAGANQKIECPKTVMYQGRTFQNLDGFSIPDGTLTTSFARSCNTAFIKLIDETKDDAALAKEARDVFGIGLDWKTGSASFDGSVPEATGGEAAAQYIGQGTIEMNALNMASITATARNGTFRQPVLVPQELDGRQLATASRSLPASVSQQVTNMMRQTASWGTGKAAMASVGGDKGAKTGSAEVDGQATSNSWFTGFSNDLAAAAVVQSGGHGGDAAGPVVAQVLRAGP from the coding sequence ATGCGCAGTGGAGCGAAGGTCGCCGTCATCGGCGGAGTGTTCGTGCTGGTGGTCGGCGGCGTGGGGTACGGGGCCTACAACGTGCTCGACGGGCTCGGGGGCGGCGGGGGTGACGCAGCGGACGGCCGCCCCGCCTCCGCCGTGGTGAAGACGGGGCCGCCGAGCAAGGCGGAGATCAGTGAGACGTCGAAGAAGTTCCTCGAGGCCTGGGCGGCCGGCGAGGCGGCGGACGCGTCCCAGCTCACCAACAACGCGTCCGAGGCCGAACCGGCTCTCAGCGGATACAGCGCCCAGGCCCACGTCACCAAGGCGGTGATCACTCCGGGCCCGGCGACCGGCACGACAGTGCCGTTCACGGTGAAGGCGACCGTGAGTTACGAGGGGAAGTCCAAGCCCTGGTCGTACTCCTCCGAACTGACCGTCGTGCGCGGCCTGACCACCGGCCGGGCGCTGGTCGACTGGAAGCCCTCGGTGATCCACCCGGACCTGGCGGACGGCGAGTCGCTGAAGACCGGCGAGGCTTCCGCCCCGTCGATCCAGGCGCTCGACCACAACGGCAGGGTGCTGACGAAGGAGAAGTACCCGTCGCTGGGGCCGATCCTGGACGCGCTGCGCGAGAAGTACGGCGAGAAGGTCGGCGGGACCGCAGGCATTGAGACCTGGATCGAGTCCGCGGGCGAGGACACCCCGGACCAGACGCTGCTGACGCTGTCCAAGGGGAAGCCCGGCAAGCTGCAGACCACGCTGGACGCGAACGTCCAGGCAGCGGCCGAGAAGGCGGTCAAGCAGTACAGCCAGGCCTCGGTGGTCGCGGTCCGGCCGTCCACCGGTTCGATCCGCGCGGTCGCCAACAACCCTGCGACCGGCTTCAACGCGGCCATGCTCGGCAAGCAGGCACCCGGTTCGACGATGAAGATCGTGACCGCGTCGATGCTGGTCGAGAAGGGACTCGCGGGCGCCAACCAGAAGATCGAGTGCCCGAAGACCGTGATGTACCAAGGCCGTACGTTCCAGAACCTGGACGGGTTCTCCATCCCGGACGGCACCCTCACCACCAGCTTCGCCCGCTCCTGCAACACCGCCTTCATCAAGCTGATCGACGAGACCAAGGACGACGCCGCACTGGCCAAGGAGGCACGGGACGTCTTCGGGATCGGTCTCGACTGGAAGACCGGCTCCGCGTCCTTCGACGGCAGCGTGCCCGAGGCCACCGGCGGTGAGGCCGCCGCGCAGTACATCGGCCAGGGCACCATCGAGATGAACGCACTCAACATGGCGTCCATCACCGCCACCGCACGCAACGGCACCTTCCGGCAGCCGGTCCTCGTGCCGCAGGAGCTGGACGGCCGTCAGCTGGCCACCGCATCCCGTTCGCTGCCCGCGTCCGTCTCCCAGCAGGTGACGAACATGATGCGGCAGACCGCGAGCTGGGGCACCGGCAAGGCGGCGATGGCCTCGGTCGGCGGTGACAAGGGCGCGAAGACCGGTTCGGCGGAGGTCGACGGACAGGCCACGTCCAACAGTTGGTTCACCGGTTTCAGCAACGACCTCGCGGCTGCGGCGGTCGTCCAGTCCGGCGGCCACGGCGGCGACGCGGCGGGCCCGGTGGTGGCTCAGGTGCTGCGCGCGGGGCCGTGA
- a CDS encoding SDR family NAD(P)-dependent oxidoreductase yields the protein MTPTGDSRFDGYGVLITGAGQGIGAATARRLAGEGARVLVTDLDGDRAEQTAAAIRKTGATAESLPCDVGDRAAVEAAVARAVEAFGTLDVLVNNAYRCTPDTPLFEDEPDDVWQGDLDATLTGPYRCSRAALPHLVASGRGAIVNIGSVNGEQDFGNHAYSAAKAGLGSLTRTLAGHAGPRGVRVNLVAPGTIRTDAWAGRDLELDRVSAVYPLGRVGEPDDIAAAVAFLASRDAAWITGTTLRVDGGLLAVNTGFRRAIAED from the coding sequence ATGACTCCTACCGGTGATTCCAGGTTCGACGGATACGGCGTACTCATCACGGGCGCGGGACAGGGCATCGGCGCGGCCACGGCCCGCCGGCTGGCCGGCGAGGGCGCGCGCGTCCTGGTGACCGATCTGGACGGTGACCGCGCCGAGCAGACGGCGGCGGCGATACGGAAGACGGGCGCCACCGCCGAGTCGCTGCCCTGCGACGTGGGCGACCGGGCGGCGGTCGAGGCTGCGGTGGCCCGCGCGGTCGAGGCGTTCGGCACGCTCGACGTGCTGGTCAACAACGCCTACCGCTGCACCCCCGACACCCCGCTCTTCGAGGACGAGCCCGACGACGTCTGGCAGGGCGACCTGGACGCCACGCTCACCGGCCCGTACCGCTGCTCGCGCGCCGCTCTGCCGCATCTGGTGGCGTCGGGGAGGGGCGCGATCGTCAACATCGGCTCGGTCAACGGCGAGCAGGACTTCGGCAACCACGCCTACAGCGCCGCCAAGGCCGGACTGGGCAGTCTGACCCGTACGCTCGCCGGCCACGCCGGTCCGCGCGGGGTCCGGGTCAACCTGGTGGCGCCCGGCACGATCCGAACGGACGCCTGGGCCGGACGTGACCTCGAGCTGGACCGGGTGAGCGCGGTCTACCCGCTGGGCCGGGTCGGCGAACCGGACGACATCGCGGCCGCGGTCGCCTTCCTCGCCTCCCGCGACGCGGCCTGGATCACGGGTACGACGCTGCGGGTGGACGGCGGCCTGCTCGCTGTGAACACAGGCTTCCGGAGGGCGATCGCGGAGGACTGA
- a CDS encoding YbaK/EbsC family protein codes for MSTPDATAPVTPAPEAAAEAHPRFAEALRELGLDVEIRRFPEATRTAAEAAAAIGCDLSAIVKSLIFEADGAPVLVLMDGSSRVDVELVRRELGAGKVKRAGADLVRDTTGYAIGGVPPFGHRTKTRVLADRGLLDHDVVWAAAGTPYTVFPLDPKTVIGHAGGTVVDVREQAK; via the coding sequence ATGAGTACTCCCGACGCCACGGCTCCCGTCACCCCAGCTCCTGAGGCCGCAGCCGAAGCCCACCCCCGATTCGCCGAAGCCCTGCGCGAGCTGGGCCTCGATGTCGAGATCCGCCGTTTCCCGGAGGCGACCCGTACGGCGGCCGAGGCCGCCGCCGCGATCGGCTGCGACCTCAGCGCCATCGTCAAGTCGCTGATCTTCGAGGCCGACGGGGCGCCCGTGCTGGTCCTGATGGACGGCTCGTCACGGGTCGACGTGGAGCTCGTGCGGCGGGAACTGGGCGCCGGGAAGGTCAAGCGCGCCGGGGCCGACCTGGTCCGGGACACCACGGGATACGCGATCGGCGGGGTGCCGCCCTTCGGCCACCGTACGAAGACACGGGTGCTGGCCGACCGCGGGCTGCTCGACCACGACGTGGTGTGGGCCGCGGCGGGCACCCCGTACACCGTCTTCCCGCTCGACCCCAAGACGGTCATCGGGCATGCCGGCGGCACCGTGGTGGACGTGCGCGAGCAGGCGAAGTGA